The Natator depressus isolate rNatDep1 chromosome 8, rNatDep2.hap1, whole genome shotgun sequence genome window below encodes:
- the B3GALT2 gene encoding beta-1,3-galactosyltransferase 2, whose amino-acid sequence MLQWRRRHCCFAKMTWNTKRSLFRTHLIGLLSLVFLFAMFLFFNHHDWLPGKAGFKENPVAYTIRGFRSTKSETNHSSLRNIWKDTVPQTLRPQTVTNSNNTDLSPQGVTGLENTLSANGSIYNEKGTGHPTSYHFKYIINEPKKCQEKSPFLILLIAAEPGQVEARQAIRQTWGNESLAPGIQIVRIFLLGLSIKLNGYLQRAILEESRQYHDVIQQEYLDTYYNLTIKTLMGMNWVATYCPNVPYVMKTDSDMFVNTEYLIHKLLKPELPPRHKYFTGYLMRGYAPNRNKDSKWYMPPDLYPSERYPVFCSGTGYVFSGDLAEKVFKVSLSIRRLHLEDVYVGICLAKLRIDPMPPPNEFVFNHWRVSYSSCKYSHLITSHQFQPSELIKYWNHLQQNKHNACANAAKEKAGRYRHRKLH is encoded by the coding sequence ATGCTTCAGTGGAGAAGACGACACTGCTGTTTTGCAAAAATGACATGGAATACCAAAAGGTCTCTGTTTCGCACCCATCTTATTGGTCTGCTTTCTCTCGTGTTTCTTTTTGCTATGTTTCTGTTCTTTAATCATCATGACTGGCTGCCAGGCAAGGCTGGATTCAAAGAAAATCCTGTGGCTTACACTATTCGAGGATTTAGGTCTACAAAAAGCGAGACAAACCACAGTTCTCTGAGGAACATTTGGAAGGATACAGTCCCTCAGACTCTGAGGCCTCAGACAGTCACTAATTCCAACAACACTGACCTGTCACCACAAGGAGTAACTGGTTTAGAGAATACACTTAGTGCCAATGGAAGTATTTACAATGAGAAAGGTACTGGACATCCAACTTCATATCATTTTAAGTATATAATAAATGAGCCCAAAAAATGCCAGGAGAAAAGTCCTTTTCTAATACTACTCATAGCTGCAGAACCAGGccaagtggaagctagacaagCTATTCGGCAAACATGGGGAAATGAAAGCTTGGCACCGGGTATCCAAATTGTTCGAATTTTTTTGCTGGGCTTAAGCATTAAACTAAATGGATACCTCCAACGTGCCATACTGGAGGAAAGCAGACAATACCATGACGTTATTCAACAAGAATATTTAGACACTTATTATAACTTAACCATTAAAACTCTTATGGGGATGAACTGGGTTGCCACCTACTGTCCAAATGTTCCCTATGTTATGAAAACGGACAGTGATATGTTTGTCAATACTGAATATTTAATACATAAGCTTCTGAAGCCAGAACTGCCTCCAAGGCACAAGTATTTTACAGGTTACCTAATGAGAGGGTATGCACCTAATAGGAACAAGGATAGCAAATGGTATATGCCACCTGATCTGTATCCAAGTGAGCGTTACCCTGTATTCTGCTCAGGAACTGGTTATGTTTTTTCTGGAGATTTGGCAGAAAAGGTATTTAAAGTCTCTTTAAGCATCAGACGCTTGCACTTAGAGGATGTATATGTGGGCATCTGTCTTGCCAAGTTGCGAATTGACCCTATGCCCCCACCCAATGAGTTTGTCTTCAATCACTGGCGAGTTTCTTATTCCAGCTGTAAATATAGCCACCTAATTACCTCCCATCAGTTCCAGCCTAGTGAACTGATCAAATACTGGAACCACTTACAACAAAATAAGCACAATGCCTGTGCCAATGCAGCAAAAGAAAAAGCTGGCAGGTATCGCCATCgtaaactgcattaa